One window from the genome of Echinicola vietnamensis DSM 17526 encodes:
- a CDS encoding energy transducer TonB produces MEAKKTPKADLSKKSGMFLNLGLLVSVGLTLFAFEYKTYESGELMDLGTVEDDFEELLDIPITEQPPPPPPPVEQPIIEEIPDEVEIEEKIEVNFDVEVQEETVIKEVVIADAPVEEKAEEIFDVVETMPTPPGGMEGWNKYLSKNLKYPTQARRMGIEGTVYVVFVVNTDGSIQDVGILRGIGGGCDEEAMRVVRNAPKWEPGKQRGRPVRVKMRLPIRFKLS; encoded by the coding sequence ATGGAAGCTAAAAAGACACCAAAAGCTGATTTGAGCAAGAAGTCAGGAATGTTCCTGAACTTGGGGCTTCTTGTCAGCGTTGGTCTTACGCTGTTTGCTTTCGAGTACAAAACGTACGAATCAGGAGAGCTGATGGATCTAGGAACAGTGGAAGACGATTTCGAGGAATTATTAGATATTCCTATTACGGAACAACCACCACCGCCACCACCACCAGTAGAACAGCCAATCATCGAAGAGATTCCTGATGAAGTAGAAATCGAAGAGAAGATCGAAGTGAATTTCGATGTGGAAGTGCAAGAGGAAACCGTGATCAAAGAAGTCGTTATTGCGGATGCTCCTGTAGAAGAGAAAGCTGAAGAAATCTTTGACGTGGTAGAAACCATGCCTACTCCTCCCGGAGGAATGGAAGGTTGGAATAAGTACCTGAGCAAAAACCTTAAATACCCAACCCAAGCACGTAGGATGGGGATCGAAGGAACTGTATATGTAGTATTCGTGGTAAATACGGATGGTTCTATTCAAGATGTGGGTATCCTAAGAGGTATCGGAGGTGGCTGTGATGAAGAAGCCATGCGCGTAGTACGAAATGCACCTAAATGGGAGCCCGGTAAACAAAGGGGACGTCCAGTAAGGGTAAAAATGAGACTACCGATTCGATTCAAGCTAAGCTAA